A stretch of Mycobacteriales bacterium DNA encodes these proteins:
- the lipA gene encoding lipoyl synthase has product MLRLEVRNSQTPIEKKPSWIKTRAVMGPEYTALKKLVKTQGLSTVCEEAGCPNIYECWEDREATFLIGGDQCTRRCDFCNIDTGRPAAYDTDEPRRVAESVAQMGLKYATVTGVARDDQPDGGAWLYAETVRQIHAALPGVGVELLIPDFNGTPSLLEEVFASRPEVLAHNVETVPRIFRSIRPGFRYDRSLGVLTAARAAGLVTKSNLILGMGEQREEISEALQDLYDAGCELITITQYLRPSPRHHPVARWVRPEEFVELEQEAEEIGFAGVLSGPLVRSSYRAGRLYDQARARRVDARQRAGS; this is encoded by the coding sequence ATGCTGCGCCTCGAGGTGCGCAACAGCCAGACGCCGATCGAGAAGAAGCCTTCGTGGATCAAGACCCGGGCGGTCATGGGGCCCGAGTACACCGCGCTGAAGAAGCTGGTGAAGACGCAAGGTCTGTCGACCGTCTGTGAGGAGGCCGGCTGTCCCAACATCTACGAGTGCTGGGAGGACCGGGAGGCGACCTTCCTCATCGGCGGCGACCAGTGCACCCGACGCTGTGACTTCTGCAACATCGACACGGGCAGACCCGCCGCCTATGACACCGACGAACCCCGCCGGGTGGCCGAGTCGGTCGCGCAGATGGGCCTGAAGTACGCCACCGTCACCGGCGTTGCCCGCGACGACCAGCCCGATGGCGGCGCCTGGCTCTACGCCGAGACCGTCCGGCAGATCCACGCCGCGCTGCCGGGCGTCGGCGTCGAGCTGCTGATCCCCGACTTCAACGGCACACCCTCGCTGCTGGAGGAGGTGTTCGCCTCCCGTCCGGAGGTGTTGGCGCACAACGTCGAGACGGTGCCGCGCATCTTCCGGAGCATCCGCCCCGGCTTCCGTTACGACCGCTCGCTCGGCGTCCTCACCGCCGCCCGAGCAGCCGGTCTGGTCACCAAGAGCAATCTCATCCTCGGCATGGGCGAGCAGCGCGAGGAGATCTCGGAGGCGCTGCAGGATTTGTACGACGCCGGCTGCGAGCTGATCACCATCACGCAGTACCTCCGGCCGTCGCCGCGGCACCACCCGGTCGCGCGGTGGGTCAGGCCGGAGGAGTTCGTCGAGCTGGAGCAGGAGGCCGAGGAGATCGGCTTCGCCGGCGTGCTGAGCGGGCCGCTGGTGCGGTCGTCCTACCGCGCCGGCCGGCTGTACGACCAGGCCAGGGCGCGACGCGTGGACGCCCGCCAGCGCGCCGGGTCGTAG
- a CDS encoding ABC transporter permease — translation MRRFILRRVAQSVVVLFGVSLIVFGLVQLVPGDPIRLSLGTRFDPETYAALRERAGFDKPLPVQYLSYVGGALTGDLGVSFRTGQPVTESLMARLPATLSLALCGLLVALCIAVPLGVISAMRSGSWADHVATVVSQIGVSIPDFWMAILLILLLSGTFGLLPPSGYVPLSEDPVAWASHMVMPAVTIGVVSGAILTRFIRAAVLESLGADHVRTARSKGLRERLVLRRHVLRNALIPIITVTGVQLATLLGGVIVVEVIFAWPGIGRLTLDAVNARDYPVVQGTVLLIAALFLLVNLLVDLLYAAVDPRIRYST, via the coding sequence GTGCGCCGCTTCATCCTCCGCCGGGTCGCCCAGTCGGTCGTGGTCCTGTTCGGCGTCAGCCTCATCGTCTTCGGGCTCGTGCAACTGGTGCCCGGAGACCCGATCCGGCTGTCGCTGGGCACCCGCTTCGACCCCGAGACCTACGCCGCCCTGCGGGAGCGGGCGGGCTTCGACAAACCACTGCCGGTGCAGTACCTGTCCTACGTCGGTGGAGCACTCACCGGCGACCTCGGGGTCAGCTTCCGGACCGGGCAGCCGGTCACCGAATCGCTGATGGCCCGGCTGCCGGCGACCCTGTCGCTGGCCCTGTGCGGCCTGCTGGTCGCGCTCTGCATCGCCGTCCCGCTCGGCGTCATCAGCGCGATGCGCTCCGGGTCGTGGGCTGACCACGTGGCGACCGTGGTCAGCCAGATCGGCGTCAGCATCCCGGACTTCTGGATGGCGATCCTGCTGATCCTGCTGCTGTCCGGCACCTTCGGCCTGCTGCCGCCGTCCGGCTACGTCCCGCTGTCGGAGGACCCGGTCGCGTGGGCGTCGCACATGGTGATGCCGGCGGTCACCATCGGCGTCGTCTCCGGGGCGATCCTCACCCGCTTCATCCGCGCGGCCGTGCTCGAGTCGCTCGGTGCGGACCATGTGCGCACGGCCCGGTCGAAGGGGCTGCGGGAGCGGCTGGTGCTGCGCCGACACGTCCTGCGCAACGCCCTCATCCCGATCATCACGGTCACCGGTGTCCAGCTGGCAACGCTGCTGGGCGGCGTCATCGTCGTGGAGGTCATCTTCGCCTGGCCGGGCATCGGCCGGCTGACGCTCGACGCGGTGAACGCGCGCGACTACCCGGTCGTGCAGGGCACGGTGCTGCTCATCGCCGCGCTCTTCCTGCTCGTGAACCTGCTCGTCGATCTGCTGTACGCCGCCGTCGACCCGCGCATCCGGTACAGCACGTGA
- a CDS encoding ABC transporter ATP-binding protein — MSDPVLSVRDLQVSFGSRRGRAPVVAGLDLDVSAGETLAIVGESGSGKSVSMLAVLGLLPASACITGSVRMHGEEVLDAGPERLRELRGREIGMVFQDPMTSLNPVLSIGRQLTEGLEERLDLSRRDARKRAAELLSLVGIREPEARLEDYPHQFSGGMRQRVMIAIGLSLDPAVLIADEPTTALDVTTQAQILDLVQDLQERLGTAVVWVSHDLGVVAGIADRVMVMYSGEVVEQAPVDALYATPRHPYTRGLLGALPVLGAQRSELATIGGLPPDPLHRPEGCWFAPRCPVQEPACVREHPPLCEVGPGHLARTRCEVGP, encoded by the coding sequence ATGAGTGACCCGGTGCTGTCCGTGCGTGACCTGCAGGTGAGCTTCGGCAGCCGCCGCGGCCGGGCACCCGTCGTCGCCGGGCTCGACCTGGACGTGTCCGCGGGCGAGACGCTGGCGATCGTGGGCGAGTCCGGAAGCGGCAAGAGCGTGTCCATGCTGGCCGTGCTGGGGCTGCTGCCGGCCTCCGCCTGCATCACCGGCAGCGTCCGGATGCACGGCGAGGAGGTCCTGGACGCCGGGCCGGAGCGACTGCGCGAGCTGCGCGGCCGCGAGATCGGCATGGTCTTCCAGGACCCGATGACCTCGCTGAACCCGGTGCTCAGCATCGGTCGGCAGCTCACCGAGGGACTGGAGGAGCGGCTCGACCTGAGCCGCCGCGACGCGCGGAAGCGGGCGGCCGAGCTGCTCTCGCTGGTCGGGATCCGGGAGCCCGAGGCGCGGCTGGAGGACTACCCGCACCAGTTCTCCGGCGGGATGCGGCAGCGCGTGATGATCGCGATCGGCCTCTCGCTGGACCCTGCGGTGCTCATTGCCGACGAGCCGACGACCGCGCTCGACGTGACGACCCAGGCCCAGATCCTCGACCTCGTGCAGGACCTCCAGGAACGTCTCGGGACCGCCGTCGTCTGGGTGAGCCACGACCTCGGGGTGGTGGCCGGGATCGCCGACCGGGTCATGGTCATGTACTCCGGCGAGGTCGTCGAGCAGGCCCCGGTCGATGCGCTCTACGCCACGCCGCGCCACCCCTACACCCGCGGGCTGCTCGGCGCGCTACCGGTTCTCGGGGCGCAACGCAGCGAGCTGGCCACGATCGGCGGGCTGCCACCCGACCCGCTGCACCGACCGGAGGGCTGCTGGTTCGCGCCGCGCTGCCCGGTCCAGGAGCCGGCGTGCGTGCGCGAGCACCCGCCGCTGTGCGAGGTGGGGCCGGGCCACCTGGCCCGTACCCGCTGTGAGGTGGGCCCGTGA
- a CDS encoding ABC transporter permease: MTAPEPPPVAQSTSRAVLRALLTHKLAVFGLVVLALLLVTAVLGSVLAPYEENAVDVLGRLQGPSWAHPFGTDELGRDVLSRVLVASRVSLLVGLVSVGISLTAGVVLGLVAGFYGRWVDDLVMRAMDVLFAFPAILLAIAILAVLGPGSTNVMIAIGVVYTPIFARITRASVLSVREEVYVRAARSLGVGDLRLLRLHVLPNVLAPIIVQTSLSLAFAILSEAALSFLGLGVQPPDPSWGRMLFEGRGFVEQAWWMGVFPGVAIFLTVLSFNVVGDALRDALDPRQRSAIESRGAAA; this comes from the coding sequence GTGACAGCGCCCGAGCCGCCGCCCGTCGCACAATCCACCAGCCGCGCGGTGCTGCGTGCGCTGCTCACCCACAAGCTGGCCGTCTTCGGCCTGGTCGTGTTGGCGCTGCTGCTCGTGACCGCTGTCCTCGGAAGCGTCCTCGCGCCGTACGAGGAGAACGCGGTCGACGTGCTTGGGCGCCTGCAGGGGCCGTCATGGGCGCATCCGTTCGGCACCGACGAGCTGGGGCGCGACGTCCTCAGCCGGGTGCTGGTCGCCTCGCGGGTGTCCCTGCTCGTCGGTCTGGTGAGCGTCGGGATCTCGCTCACGGCCGGTGTCGTGCTGGGCCTGGTCGCCGGCTTCTACGGCCGCTGGGTCGACGACCTGGTCATGCGGGCGATGGACGTGCTGTTCGCCTTCCCGGCGATCCTGCTGGCCATCGCGATCCTCGCGGTCCTCGGGCCGGGCTCGACCAACGTGATGATCGCGATCGGCGTCGTCTACACGCCGATCTTCGCCCGCATCACCCGCGCGAGCGTGCTGTCCGTGCGCGAGGAGGTGTACGTGCGGGCGGCCCGGTCGCTCGGGGTCGGCGACCTGCGGCTGCTGCGCCTGCACGTCCTGCCGAACGTGCTCGCGCCGATCATCGTGCAGACCTCGCTGAGCCTGGCGTTCGCGATCCTGTCCGAGGCGGCGCTGTCCTTCCTCGGGCTCGGTGTGCAGCCACCGGACCCGTCCTGGGGCCGGATGCTCTTCGAGGGCAGGGGCTTCGTCGAGCAGGCGTGGTGGATGGGCGTGTTCCCGGGCGTCGCCATCTTCCTGACGGTGCTGTCCTTCAACGTCGTCGGCGACGCGCTGCGCGACGCGCTCGACCCCCGTCAGCGTTCGGCCATCGAGTCCCGCGGGGCGGCCGCATGA
- a CDS encoding ATP-binding cassette domain-containing protein, whose protein sequence is MNDLLVVEDLQVHFAGRRGAGRVKAVDGVSFGVRRGQTLGLVGESGSGKSTTGLALLRLVEPTGGRVELDGTDVRGLGRRQLRGLRRRMAMVFQDPYASLNPRRTVGDSVSEPLEVHGLHKQDRRGRVRELFDLVGLSAELVERHPHELSGGQRQRVGIARALAVEPDLLVLDEPIASLDVSVQAQVLNLLVRLQRELSLTYLFIAHDLAAVAHVSDTVAVMRLGRIVEQGDAQQVYAAPQHEYTQALLAAVPRPDPAAERTRRAGRRAAGPGGVGEGQVTLPG, encoded by the coding sequence GTGAACGACCTGCTGGTGGTCGAGGACCTCCAGGTGCACTTCGCCGGCCGGCGCGGCGCCGGGCGGGTCAAGGCGGTCGACGGCGTCAGCTTCGGCGTACGCCGTGGTCAGACGCTCGGCCTGGTGGGTGAGTCCGGCTCCGGCAAGTCCACGACAGGGCTGGCGCTGCTGCGCCTGGTCGAGCCGACCGGCGGACGCGTGGAGCTCGACGGGACCGACGTGCGCGGGCTCGGCCGGCGTCAGCTGCGCGGTCTCCGGCGGCGGATGGCGATGGTCTTCCAGGACCCGTATGCCTCGCTGAACCCGCGGCGCACCGTCGGTGACAGCGTGTCCGAGCCGCTCGAGGTGCACGGCCTGCACAAGCAGGACCGCCGGGGCCGCGTCCGGGAGCTGTTCGACCTCGTCGGGCTCTCTGCCGAACTCGTGGAGCGGCACCCGCACGAGCTGTCGGGTGGGCAGCGCCAGCGGGTGGGGATCGCCCGTGCGCTCGCGGTCGAGCCGGACCTGCTGGTGCTCGACGAGCCGATCGCCTCGCTCGACGTCTCCGTCCAGGCGCAGGTGCTGAACCTGCTCGTCCGGCTGCAGCGGGAGCTGTCGCTCACCTACCTGTTCATCGCGCACGACCTGGCCGCGGTGGCGCACGTCAGCGACACCGTCGCGGTGATGCGGCTCGGCCGGATCGTCGAGCAGGGCGACGCCCAGCAGGTGTACGCCGCGCCGCAGCACGAGTACACACAGGCGCTGCTGGCGGCGGTGCCCCGGCCCGACCCGGCGGCCGAGCGGACCCGCCGGGCCGGACGCCGCGCGGCCGGTCCGGGTGGCGTCGGGGAAGGCCAGGTGACCCTGCCGGGTTAG